A region of the Nitrospirota bacterium genome:
CCCCTGGAGCGTCTCCAAGATGATGTGGGAGATGATCAGCCGCGCGTTCTTCTTGTCATCCGCGGGCACCACGTACCACGGCGCGGTCTTGGTGCTGGTGGCGCTCACGCAGGCCGAATACGCCTCCATGTAGCGGTCCCAGTACTTGCGCTCCTCGATGTCGCCCAGGCTGAATTTCCAGTGCTTCTCCGGCTCTTCGATGCGTTCGAGGAAGCGCTTTTGCTGTTCGTCCTTCGACAGGTGGAGAAAGAACTTGATGACTCGGGTGCCGTTATAGTGGAGATGGCTCTCCAGATCGACGATGGAGCGATACCGTTGCGGCCAGATCTTGGCTCCGTCATGTCCGTCATCAGGAATCCGCTGGCTCCGGAGGATCTCAGGGTGGACACGGACGATCAGCACGTCCTCGTAATAGGACCGGTTGAAGATGCCGATCCGGCCGCGCTCGGGCAGGCACCGGGTGGTGCGCCAGAGAAAATCGTGGTCCAGCTCTTCGGCGCTCGGATGTTTGAAACTGAACACCTGGCAGCCTTGGGGGTTGACGCCGGACATGACGTGTTTGATGGCGCTGTCTTTCCCCGCGGCATCCATGCCCTGAAAGATCACGAGCAGGGCGTAGTTGTCCGAGGCGTAGAGCAGGGTCTGCAACGCGCTGAGCTTCTCGACGTGGCCGGCGAGCAGTTCTCGGTAGTGTCCTTTAGAAGCGTAAACCGGCTTGACTCTGGTCGGCCACGCTTTGACGTCGACCGGTTCCCCGGGCCGCACACGGAAATTGTCGGAACGGATGGTCATGGTAGTTTACCCCGAAGGCAAATCCCCCCTTTCCCCCCTTTTTCAAAGGGGGGGGATTTATCCACGGCGGATCGCTACCCCCCCCTTTGGAGAGGGGGGGACGTACGAACATTGCGAGGATTATGTCGAAGTGGAGTGGGAAATGCCAGTCAAGCGATGCCTTATCGCTTCGCGCTCTTGGCTTTCCGATATTCCCACGGCGGGGTCGGATCGTCGTCGGCCCAGAGACCGCGTTTGGTGCGACGGGCGTTCTGCTCCAGTTGCGCGAGTTGTTTGTTCTTGGACGTTTTCCACGCGAGGCCGGCTGCGACCAATTCGCGGTTCAATGAGCGGCCGTCCGGGAGCAGGACCACGCCCAGCCGGCGGCCGTGGTCGTCCGAGCCTTGGACCCTGACCGTGACCATCTGCCCGGATGCGAGGCGCGAGGTGAAGTTTTTGGCGCGGTGGCCGAACGATTGCCGCAGCTCGGGGCAATCGATCCCGGCGAGCCGCACCTTTTCCGCATGGCCGCGCCGGACCACTGAAATGGTGTCGCCGTCGTGTATCTTGACCACGACCCCGGCAAAGGTGAATGACTTGGCAAAGCCCGGAGCAGGGAGCAGGACTGCCAAGGTCACGGCGAAGACGGAAACCCAGACTGAACGGTAAAGCGAGGTGAGGCGGCGCATTCGGGGCATGGGGTTACCCTCCTCCCGACTGGTGTGGCAGGGGAGAGTATAGCGCCTCCTGATTTACTGGAAACTGGCTCCGGCATTGGTTTCCAAACGATACTTGACGCCCTGTGATTCCGCGTCGTAGGGTACTCGCACGTTCGTACTCTGCTGCGGTCAGGGAGTCTTTCCGTATGTCGGCGCCGCTCCGAGATGCCCTGGAACGGGAGATCAAGCTCCGGGTGCAACCGGAGTTCGCGCTGCCGAACTTTCCGGGTCGGCGGCTCCCCCCGCGCGTGTTCACCTCGACCTACTACGACACCACGGCGTATCGGCTGGCGCAGAGCGGGATCACGCTGCGTTATCGACGGGAGGGACGGACGGGTGCGTGGCAAATCAAACTGCCCGTAAACGGCGCGCGACGTGAACTGGAATTCCCGGGCGGCCGCAGCGCGCCGCCCGAGTCGCTGACCGCCCTGTTGGTCGCGTACCTTCGCGGGCAGCCGTTGAAGCCCATTGCCAAGCTGAAAACCCGCCGTGTCGGTCTCCAGGTTATCGGCAGCGAGGGGCCGCTGGCCGAGGCAGCGGTTGACTCGGTCTCGGTGCTGAATGGACGAAGCACGCTGCGGCGGTTCACCGAAGTGGAGGTCGAGCAGGTCGGAGGGGACGATCAGGACCTCCGGCGAATCGAGAAGACCCTGCGCAAAGCAGGCGCGGAAAAAGGTGATCAGCGCCCCAAGGTGTTTCAGGTGCTCAACCTGGCGTGGCCAAGTGCTGGTAAACCGGTCCCGGCGCACGCTCCCTCGGTCGCTCATCTCAAGGCGCTGCTGCAGGACCAGGTCGCCCAGCTCTTGCGACACGACCCGGGAACGCGACTCGGGACGGACCAAGAAGACGTGCATCAGATGCGGGTGGCGGCGCGCCGGCTCCGTGCCGTTCTGCGCGCGGCGCGGCCCATGCTGGCTGCGGACTGGGCCGAAACTCTCCGAAGCGAACTGGCTTGGCTGGGCAACGCCTTGGGGCCGGTCCGGGACCTCGACGTGTTTTTGGGCCACCTCCGCCAGGAATGCGCGAATCTCCCCGCGGCCGAACGTCGGACCTGCTCGCGATGGCTCGACGCGTTCGCCCAGGAGCGAACCGAGCGGCACCGGGCGCTGCTGGAGGCGCTGAAGAGCGAGCGGTATCTGGCGCTCGTGGCGCAAATCGAACTGACCGCGGCCTCTCCGGTCGTGACCGACGCCGCGGTCCGACTCTCCGACATTGCCCGCGCGGGATTCGCGCAGTTGTGCCGAGCGATGCGCAGGGGGAGCCGGCCCCTGAGCGACGACCGGCTCCACCGAATTCGGATCATCGGCAAACGAGCCCGTTACGCCGCGGAACTCGCCGAGGCCACGATCGGGAAATCAACGACGCGATATATCCGGCGGCTGCGGCGGCTCCAGGATCTACTGGGCGAGCATCACGACGCGCTCGTGGCGGAACAACGCCTGCGCCAACTGCTCGCGCACACGTCGAGACCGCGGGCCGCGTTTGCGCTGGGTCGGTTGATCGAGCGACAGAGCGAGCGGCGACGCGCGATCCGAGTGAAACTCCCGAAGCGTTGGGCGAAGGTTGAACAGGCCGGTCGCGTGGTCTGGTCATGATTTCGCGACCGTGAAAACGCGGCTAAGCGGCCTTCGGGGTTCTGGACCGCGACCGTCCATTGGTCGCGCTTTTTGGCCGTGTGGTGGTCCGCTTGCGTCCCCACGCGGCCCGGATTTCGCGCTCGGCTCTGAGCCAGTCGTCCACGTCGCATCCGTGCGAGTGGCCGCGCATCTCGAACAGTTGGTAGGCGCGCTCGGCGATTTGACGCTGCAGCGTGGGGTCGTTGGAGTGGTGGCGGGTGGCGGCAATGCTGGTCAAGCCTTTGGTCTCACGCTTCATGAATCGGTCCTCCGTTCCACGGATTGACGATGATCAGCGCTCCGTTTGCCGGCGCCGCGTTGGGAGTAAATGTAGCACGCTTCGCGCGGATCGCCATCCGGAACGGACCAACCGGGGATGATCTGGGATGGCTTCGTGATCAGACCGAGCGGGCACTGCCTCGAAAGAGGTAAGATGCATCGCTCCTTTGTCGATCGAAACTGGGACGGGTGCGGGATGGCTCGACGCAGTGAGGTTGCGCCATACTGGCGCCCACAGGAATGACGCCGGGTTGGATTTACGCAGGAGGACGTGCCATGCCCCTGTACGAGTACGAGTGCCAGGACTGCAAGAAGATCTTCACGGTTGCCCTGAGTCTTCGCGAACACGACCAGGGCAAGCCGGCCTGCCCCGGCTGCGGATCCAAGAACGTCGGTCAGCTCATCAGCCCGTTTATCGCCAAGACGGCCAGTAAGACGTAGCAGACGGGCTTGACAGCGGGCCGTGTCGGCGCCTATAAGGCGTGGTCCCGTCGGGACGACCTGAGCGCGATCGGCATGGAGGCCAGTGATTCACCCGCGCATCCGGACCGCGATGCCCCGCACCGCCCGGCCCCTGCGACCGGATCCAGGAGAGCGATGAGCTGGGTGATCGACCGATCTGGCGTTGACGCGTTGTGCCGGGTGCTGACCGCACGCGGCTACGCCCTGGTGGGGCCCACGGTCCGAGACGGCGCCATCGTATATGACCGCATCACCTCCTCGGCCGACCTGCCGGTTGGTTGGACCGACGAGCAAGCCGGCGGCGCGTACCGCCTCAAACCCCGCAACGACCGCGCGTTGTTCGGGTACGCGGTCGGCCCCCATTCCTGGAAAAAGTACCTGTTGCCCCCTCGCCTGACCTTGTGGCGCGCCGAACGCGAAGCGGACGGGTTCGTGGTCCTGGAGGAATCGCATGATCCGCCTCGGCTCGCGTTGATCGGCGCGCGATCGTGCGAGCTGCGCGCCCTCGCCATCCAGGACCGCGTGTTGTTGGAGGACGCGTGTGTCGATCCCTACTATCGGACGCAGCGCGATCGGCTGTTCGTGCTCGCGGTCAACTGCGGTCAGGCCGGGGGTACGTGTTTTTGCGCGTCGATGGACGCGGGTCCGCGCGCGTCCTCCGGGTACGATCTCGCCTTGACCGAGGTCGTTGCAGGCGAACGCCACTATTTCGTCGCCGACGCGGGCACCCCCGCGGGCCATGAGGTTCTCAACGCCGTGCCGCATGCCACTGCGACGCCGGACGAGATTG
Encoded here:
- a CDS encoding ADP-polyphosphate phosphotransferase, with product MTIRSDNFRVRPGEPVDVKAWPTRVKPVYASKGHYRELLAGHVEKLSALQTLLYASDNYALLVIFQGMDAAGKDSAIKHVMSGVNPQGCQVFSFKHPSAEELDHDFLWRTTRCLPERGRIGIFNRSYYEDVLIVRVHPEILRSQRIPDDGHDGAKIWPQRYRSIVDLESHLHYNGTRVIKFFLHLSKDEQQKRFLERIEEPEKHWKFSLGDIEERKYWDRYMEAYSACVSATSTKTAPWYVVPADDKKNARLIISHIILETLQGLKMSYPELGIQRREELRKIRKLLTK
- a CDS encoding thermonuclease family protein, whose product is MPRMRRLTSLYRSVWVSVFAVTLAVLLPAPGFAKSFTFAGVVVKIHDGDTISVVRRGHAEKVRLAGIDCPELRQSFGHRAKNFTSRLASGQMVTVRVQGSDDHGRRLGVVLLPDGRSLNRELVAAGLAWKTSKNKQLAQLEQNARRTKRGLWADDDPTPPWEYRKAKSAKR
- a CDS encoding CYTH and CHAD domain-containing protein, giving the protein MSAPLRDALEREIKLRVQPEFALPNFPGRRLPPRVFTSTYYDTTAYRLAQSGITLRYRREGRTGAWQIKLPVNGARRELEFPGGRSAPPESLTALLVAYLRGQPLKPIAKLKTRRVGLQVIGSEGPLAEAAVDSVSVLNGRSTLRRFTEVEVEQVGGDDQDLRRIEKTLRKAGAEKGDQRPKVFQVLNLAWPSAGKPVPAHAPSVAHLKALLQDQVAQLLRHDPGTRLGTDQEDVHQMRVAARRLRAVLRAARPMLAADWAETLRSELAWLGNALGPVRDLDVFLGHLRQECANLPAAERRTCSRWLDAFAQERTERHRALLEALKSERYLALVAQIELTAASPVVTDAAVRLSDIARAGFAQLCRAMRRGSRPLSDDRLHRIRIIGKRARYAAELAEATIGKSTTRYIRRLRRLQDLLGEHHDALVAEQRLRQLLAHTSRPRAAFALGRLIERQSERRRAIRVKLPKRWAKVEQAGRVVWS
- a CDS encoding DUF2934 domain-containing protein, whose amino-acid sequence is MKRETKGLTSIAATRHHSNDPTLQRQIAERAYQLFEMRGHSHGCDVDDWLRAEREIRAAWGRKRTTTRPKSATNGRSRSRTPKAA
- a CDS encoding zinc ribbon domain-containing protein, with amino-acid sequence MPLYEYECQDCKKIFTVALSLREHDQGKPACPGCGSKNVGQLISPFIAKTASKT
- a CDS encoding 4Fe-4S dicluster domain-containing protein, which encodes MSWVIDRSGVDALCRVLTARGYALVGPTVRDGAIVYDRITSSADLPVGWTDEQAGGAYRLKPRNDRALFGYAVGPHSWKKYLLPPRLTLWRAEREADGFVVLEESHDPPRLALIGARSCELRALAIQDRVLLEDACVDPYYRTQRDRLFVLAVNCGQAGGTCFCASMDAGPRASSGYDLALTEVVAGERHYFVADAGTPAGHEVLNAVPHATATPDEIGMADAVIARTAESMGRSLDTTDIKRLLYDNLDHPRWDQVAQRCLACGNCTMVCPTCFCTTVEQVTKLAGAKAEQVRTWDSCFTLDFSYVHGPGSLRSTHKSRYRQWMTHKLATWIDQFGTSGCVGCGRCITWCPVGIDITEETAAIRGGTR